The following are encoded in a window of Sphaerisporangium siamense genomic DNA:
- a CDS encoding DUF742 domain-containing protein: MDGQYPALKGRIVMDDEMDWIDDGPVLRPYALTGGRTPPPAADFDLLAIVTTTAAAAWPEEPATRAAGRPSADVFLPTGLGPEHHRILDLARRPRRLVELAAEVTLPLGVVRLLLSDLHARDLLTVHPPAPAPLTHDPSLLHEVLKGLQAL, from the coding sequence ATGGACGGGCAGTATCCGGCGCTCAAGGGACGGATCGTCATGGACGACGAGATGGACTGGATCGACGACGGCCCGGTCCTGCGCCCGTACGCCCTCACCGGAGGCAGGACACCGCCCCCCGCCGCCGACTTCGACCTCCTCGCGATCGTCACCACGACCGCCGCCGCGGCCTGGCCCGAGGAGCCCGCGACCCGCGCCGCGGGCCGCCCGTCGGCCGACGTCTTCCTGCCGACCGGGCTCGGCCCGGAGCACCACCGCATCCTTGACCTCGCCCGAAGGCCGAGACGCCTGGTCGAACTGGCCGCCGAGGTGACCCTCCCCCTCGGCGTCGTCCGCCTCCTCCTCTCCGACCTCCACGCCCGCGACCTCCTCACCGTCCACCCCCCGGCCCCCGCCCCTCTGACCCACGACCCTTCCCTCCTCCACGAGGTACTCAAGGGCCTCCAGGCCCTGTGA